The following proteins are encoded in a genomic region of Primulina huaijiensis isolate GDHJ02 chromosome 3, ASM1229523v2, whole genome shotgun sequence:
- the LOC140972264 gene encoding NADPH-dependent aldo-keto reductase, chloroplastic-like, with amino-acid sequence MRDNYQVLNNGMAIPTIGMGTYSPENDRRTTENAVKMAIKMGYCHFDTAQIYGSEPALGNALNKAISNGLVEREELFVTSKLWGSNHHDPVSALEQTLNNLGMEYVDMFLVHWPVRLKPWVLNPLPNEEDFDQLDLETTWEGMERCLELGLCRGIGVSNFSCTKIERLFDHASVIPAVNQVEMHPMWRQSKLREFCKDYNIHVSAYSALGGPGNYWGSTAVVQNPIIQSIANKHNATPAQVALRWGLSKGVSVIAKSFSKERLKENIGALDLELEDDDLLEIEQMEQWKIMRGEYYVNQTTSPYRTIQDLWDGEI; translated from the exons ATGAGAGACAATTATCAGGTATTGAATAATGGAATGGCCATACCAACAATTGGAATGGGGACTTACTCCCCCGAAAATGATAGAAGAACCACTGAAAATGCTGTCAAAATGGCCATCAAG ATGGGATACTGCCATTTTGACACTGCTCAAATTTACGGCTCGGAACCGGCCTTGGGAAACGCCTTGAACAAAGCAATCTCCAATGGTCTTGTTGAAAGAGAGGAACTTTTTGTCACATCTAAACTGTGGGGAAGTAATCACCACGACCCTGTTTCAGCCCTTGAACAAACTTTAAA CAATCTTGGGATGGAATATGTAGATATGTTCTTGGTGCATTGGCCTGTGAGATTGAAGCCATGGGTTCTCAACCCTTTGCCAAATGAAGAAGATTTCGATCAACTAGACCTTGAGACAACATGGGAAGGAATGGAAAGATGTCTGGAATTGGGTTTGTGTAGAGGAATTGGTGTAAGCAATTTCTCTTGCACAAAGATAGAGAGGCTCTTCGATCATGCATCAGTCATTCCTGCTGTCAATCAG GTGGAAATGCATCCTATGTGGAGGCAAAGTAAACTGAGAGAATTTTGCAAGGATTACAATATCCATGTAAGTGCATATTCAGCCCTTGGTGGACCAGGCAATTATTGGGGTTCAACAGCAGTGGTTCAAAATCCCATTATTCAATCCATTGCAAATAAACACAACGCGACCCCAGCTCAG GTTGCTCTGAGATGGGGATTGTCTAAGGGGGTAAGCGTAATCGCAAAGAGTTTCAGCAAAGAAAGGTTGAAGGAGAATATAGGAGCCCTTGATCTCGAACTAGAAGACGATGATTTACTTGAAATTGAACAGATGGAGCAATGGAAAATAATGAGGGGGGAGTATTATGTCAATCAAACAACAAGCCCGTACAGGACCATACAAGATTTATGGGATGGTGAGATTTGA
- the LOC140973832 gene encoding uncharacterized protein, translated as MKKDKGVVIANSSWENNRREDGEDSEQRKEIEPSEVLPFSTRNASSKYDFVKVKVWLGDNADHYYVLSRFLLSRMLTVTKIPNHVAIKIALELKKLLIDNSLLDVSQSDLEANLFKLMERRGFGQEYINRYKMMTRFHHQRVPLVILVCGTACVGKSTIATQLAQRLNLPNVLQTDMVYELLRTATDAPLMSSPVWARDFGSSEELITEFCRECRIVRKGLAGDLKKAMKDGKPIIIEGIHLDPSIYLMDDENKSPTKSPEIDKEKGSEKSKNGIPAQNNHSDPFGNQPENNSCAQVGSSGETEFAVDMISGALKSVDISGNTPNDEGGTVKESDAIEALPNKKDKAGAEPIIIPIILKMAEFDHKALLEEWISTRSIEKYPIQDKSTLVSNLKTLQDYLCSFRSQGLTVVNISATTFPQTLDWLHNHLLQCIEQGIPSTSSGSGGQTVEN; from the exons atgaagAAAGATAAAGGAGTGGTAATCGCAAACTCTAGCTGGGAGAATAATCGGCGAGAGGATGGAGAAGATTCGGAGCAGCGGAAAGAAATTGAACCGTCTGAAGTTCTTCCATTCTCCACTCGCAACGCGTCTTCCAAATACGATTTTGTCAAG GTTAAAGTGTGGTTGGGTGATAATGCCGATCACTATTACGTGCTCTCTCGATTTTTGCTTAGCAGAATGTTGACTGTAACTAAG ATTCCAAATCACGTGGCTATTAAAATTGCTCTCGAACTGAAAAAGCTTCTTATAGACAACAGCCTTCTTGACGT CTCACAGTCGGACCTGGAAGCTAATTTATTTAAG CTTATGGAGCGTCGAGGTTTTGGGCAAGAGTACATAAACAGATATAAAATGATGACAAG ATTTCACCATCAAAGAGTGCCACTGGTTATTCTTGTATGTGGTACCGCATGTGTTGGAAAGTCTACCATTGCTACTCAACTTGCCCAAAGACTGAACCTGCCAAATGTTTTGCAG ACAGACATGGTGTATGAGTTACTACGGACAGCAACAGA TGCACCATTAATGTCTTCCCCTGTATGGGCACGAGACTTCGGGTCATCTGAGGAATTAATAACTGAATTCTGTAGAGAATGCCGGATTGTACGTAAAG GTTTGGCTGGTGATTTGAAGAAAGCAATGAAGGATGGAAAACCAATCATAATCGAG GGAATACATTTGGATCCTAGCATATACTTAATGGATGATGaaaataaatcaccaacaaaGTCTCCAGAAATAGATAAAGAGAAGGGTtcagaaaaaagtaaaaatggAATCCCAGCTCAGAATAATCATAGCGATCCATTTGGTAATCAACCCGAAAATAATTCCTGTGCCCAGGTTGGTAGTTCAGGGGAAACAGAATTTGCCGTGGATATGATTTCAGGTGCTCTAAAATCTGTGGATATAAGTGGTAACACTCCCAATGATGAAG GTGGAACTGTAAAAGAATCTGATGCAATTGAGGCTCTTCCTAACAAAAAGGACAAGGCTGGCGCTGAACCCATAATTATCCCCATAATTCTAAAGATGGCTGAATTTGATCACAAG GCATTGCTGGAGGAGTGGATATCTACTCGGAGCATTGAAAAATATCCTATTCAG GACAAGAGTACACTAGTTAGCAACTTAAAAACACTCCAGGATTATCTCTGTTCATTTAGGTCACAG GGCTTAACAGTTGTTAACATATCAGCGACAACCTTCCCTCAAACACTGGATTGGCTACATAATCATCTTCTTCAG TGTATCGAGCAAGGTATACCATCTACTTCCAGTGGGAGTGGTGGTCAGACAGTGGAAAATTAG
- the LOC140973834 gene encoding uncharacterized protein has translation MSLSPLFLSFNFSIFLILVTASVFSSSAAVAAAAPPQLLSLLAIKSSLKDPSNTFRDWDPETAFSRPGSLPVWCSWSGIKCDQKTGQVTTLDLSGRNLSGIIPSEIRYLSHLHHLNLSRNSLDGPFEDSIFELPNLRTLDINHNYFNSSFPPGISKLKSLTFFNAYSNNFSGTLPEEIIYLKNLEYLNLGGSYFEGEIPTAYGRFLNLKSLYLHGNSLTGSIPAALSFLNRLEHIELGYNAYSGGIPAQFSSLSNLVYLDISSTNLSGNVPAELGSLTNLENILLFKNHLSGSIPASWAGLVSLKVLDLSDNNLTGEIPRGFSDLKELNRLSLMDNKLTGEIPGGIGELPNLEILYIWNNSFSGMLPQTLGSNGKLQQLDVSSNSLSGPIPPKLCLGNMLIKLILFANQFIGEIPPSLANCTALTRVRIQNNRLNGSIPIGFGSLPNLTYLDLSDNDLSGPIPKNFGNALRMESLNISENSFNSELPDNIWKAPSLQIFLASSANLNGKIPDFIGCLGFYRIELDGNNFSGSIPWDIGHCEKLVTLNLRQNSLTGIIPWEISALPSITAVDLSHNFLTGTIPSNFNNCSTLENFNVSYNQLTGSVPSSGLLFSSLHPSSFAGNEGLCGEILKKPCREDGFEAGAVEIHREPKRTAGAIVWIIATAFGVGLFILIAGSRCFQAKYGRKFSDGREVGPWKLTAFQRLNYTADEVLECINMTDKIIGMGSTGTVYKAEMPGGEIIAVKKLLGKHKDTIRRRRGVLAEVDVLGNVRHRNIVRLLGCCTNNQSTMLLYEYMPNGSLDDLLHGKDKCDNFAADWVTRYNIALGVAQGICYLHHDCDPVIVHRDLKPSNILLDVEMEARVADFGVAKLIQNDESMSVIAGSYGYIAPEYAYTLQVDEKSDIYSYGVVLMEILTGKKSVDAQFGEGNSIVDWVRSKIKMKDSMIDMLDKNAGASCSSVREEMILVLRIALLCTSRNPADRPSMRDVISMLHEAKPNRKLPRSGDCVSGDVVLDFPEPQKPVLVEC, from the exons ATGAGCCTCTCCCCACTATTCCTTAGTTTcaatttctccattttcttgattcttgTTACAGCATCAGTGTTCTCCTCCTCCGCCGCCGTTGCCGCAGCGGCGCCGCCTCAGCTTCTCTCTCTTCTTGCGATAAAATCATCCCTTAAAGACCCTTCAAACACATTCCGTGATTGGGATCCGGAAACGGCGTTTTCCAGGCCTGGTTCACTGCCCGTTTGGTGTTCCTGGTCTGGGATCAAATGTGACCAAAAGACAGGCCAGGTAACAACCTTGGACCTGTCGGGGCGTAATCTCTCTGGCATAATTCCTTCGGAAATCAGATATTTGTCCCATTTGCATCATTTAAATTTGAGTAGGAATTCTCTTGATGGACCCTTCGAAGATTCCATTTTTGAACTGCCGAATCTCAGGACTCTGGACATCAATCACAATTACTTTAATTCGAGTTTCCCTCCTGGGATTTCGAAACTCAAGTCTCTCACATTTTTCAATGCTTATAGCAATAATTTCTCCGGCACTTTGCCGGAGGAAATTATTTACCTCAAGAATCTCGAGTACCTGAACCTCGGTGGAAGCTACTTTGAAGGTGAAATCCCGACGGCTTACGGCAGATTCTTGAATCTGAAGTCTCTGTACTTGCATGGGAATTCACTTACAGGTTCAATTCCGGCTGCGTTGAGTTTCTTGAATCGACTTGAACATATAGAATTGGGATACAATGCGTACTCTGGAGGGATACCGGCACAGTTTTCAAGCCTGTCAAATTTAGTCTATCTTGATATCTCATCAACCAATTTATCAGGCAATGTTCCAGCTGAATTAGGCAGCTTGAcaaatcttgaaaatattttgctttTCAAGAATCATCTATCAGGGTCGATTCCGGCGAGCTGGGCCGGATTAGTATCCTTAAAGGTTCTTGATTTATCAGATAACAACCTCACAGGCGAAATACCTAGAGGATTTTCAGATTTGAAAGAGCTAAACAGGCTATCGTTGATGGACAACAAGCTGACAGGTGAAATTCCAGGAGGGATTGGTGAGCTTCCCAATTTGGAAATTTTGTATATCTGGAACAATTCTTTTTCAGGGATGTTACCTCAAACACTCGGCTCGAATGGGAAGTTGCAACAACTCGATGTCTCCTCGAATTCACTGTCCGGTCCTATCCCACCAAAACTTTGCCTCGGCAACATGCTGATAAAGCTCATTCTGTTTGCCAACCAGTTTATTGGTGAAATCCCTCCATCTTTAGCAAATTGCACGGCTTTAACAAGAGTGAGGATTCAAAACAACAGGCTCAACGGGTCGATCCCAATTGGATTTGGCTCTCTGCCAAACCTCACTTACTTGGATTTAAGCGATAACGACCTATCTGGTCCAATCCCGAAAAATTTTGGCAATGCTTTAAGAATGGAGTCCTTGAACATATCagagaattctttcaattccgaGCTGCCTGATAACATATGGAAAGCACCGAGTTTACAGATTTTCTTGGCAAGCTCTGCTAATCTCAACGGGAAAATCCCTGATTTTATCGGGTGTTTGGGATTTTACAGGATCGAGCTTGATGGAAATAATTTCAGTGGCAGCATTCCATGGGATATTGGCCATTGTGAGAAGCTAGTTACCCTAAATTTACGCCAAAATTCCCTGACAGGAATTATTCCATGGGAGATTTCAGCACTCCCGTCCATAACAGCCGTCGATTTGTCCCATAATTTTCTTACAGGGACGATTCCCTCTAATTTCAACAACTGCAGCACATTGGAGAATTTCAATGTATCATACAATCAGCTCACAGGTTCTGTTCCGTCATCAGGATTACTATTTTCATCCCTTCACCCATCATCATTCGCTGGAAATGAAGGGCTCTGCGGTGAAATTCTCAAGAAACCTTGCCGGGAAGATGGGTTCGAAGCCGGAGCGGTGGAAATCCACCGCGAGCCAAAGAGAACCGCCGGCGCCATTGTATGGATTATTGCCACCGCATTTGGTGTTGGCTTGTTCATACTTATCGCCGGAAGTAGGTGTTTCCAGGCCAAATACGGCCGGAAATTCTCAGATGGTCGAGAAGTCGGGCCGTGGAAGCTGACTGCTTTCCAACGGCTGAATTACACGGCCGATGAAGTACTTGAGTGCATAAACATGACAGATAAGATAATCGGGATGGGGTCCACAGGTACCGTCTACAAGGCCGAGATGCCAGGTGGCGAGATCATAGCCGTCAAGAAGCTATTGGGGAAGCACAAGGATACCATCAGGAGGAGAAGAGGGGTGTTAGCAGAGGTCGATGTCTTAGGCAATGTAAGACATCGCAATATCGTAAGGCTATTGGGTTGTTGCACTAACAATCAATCTACCATGTTGTTGTACGAGTACATGCCTAACGGGAGCCTAGACGACTTGTTACATGGGAAGGATAAGTGTGACAATTTCGCTGCCGATTGGGTCACAAGGTATAACATTGCTTTAGGAGTTGCACAAGGGATATGTTATCTTCATCACGACTGCGATCCGGTGATCGTTCATCGTGACTTGAAGCCGAGTAATATACTTCTGGATGTCGAGATGGAGGCTAGGGTGGCCGACTTCGGAGTGGCCAAGTTGATCCAGAACGACGAATCGATGTCGGTCATTGCTGGATCATATGGTTACATTGCACCAG AATATGCTTACACTTTACAAGTAGATGAGAAGAGTGATATCTACAGTTACGGAGTGGTACTAATGGAAATCTTAACTGGAAAAAAATCAGTCGACGCACAGTTCGGGGAGGGAAATAGTATAGTGGACTGGGTGAGGTCCAAGATCAAGATGAAAGATAGTATGATCGATATGTTAGATAAAAATGCAGGTGCATCCTGTAGTTCTGTGAGGGAAGAAATGATATTAGTCCTTAGGATCGCATTACTATGCACGAGCCGGAATCCAGCTGACCGGCCCTCCATGAGGGATGTCATATCTATGTTGCATGAAGCCAAGCCTAACCGGAAATTGCCTCGGAGCGGGGACTGTGTGAGTGGTGACGTGGTGTTGGATTTTCCCGAGCCGCAAAAACCAGTACTTGTGGaatgttaa